From a single Bacteroidota bacterium genomic region:
- a CDS encoding ACT domain-containing protein, with protein sequence MKRLSPDELARIRQAAIRELGAGAPEHQIQELVNAVVDEMERGAPSITLGASAPPSSDSGKVIITAFGKNRPGILFQISKTLFELSMDVQDVSQKIMQDFFTLIMIVDQTTSPADFAQLKSRLNQTADEMGIRIFVQHEDIFKSMHRV encoded by the coding sequence GTGAAAAGACTCTCTCCAGACGAATTAGCCCGTATCCGCCAGGCGGCCATACGGGAACTCGGTGCCGGTGCCCCGGAGCACCAGATTCAGGAATTGGTCAATGCAGTGGTGGATGAAATGGAACGCGGGGCTCCTTCCATTACTTTGGGTGCTTCTGCTCCGCCCAGTTCCGATTCGGGCAAGGTGATTATCACCGCTTTCGGGAAAAACAGACCCGGGATCCTCTTTCAGATCAGCAAGACTTTATTCGAACTGTCAATGGATGTCCAGGATGTCAGTCAGAAAATCATGCAGGACTTTTTTACCCTGATCATGATCGTTGACCAAACCACCTCACCCGCCGATTTTGCCCAATTAAAAAGTCGTCTGAATCAGACGGCTGATGAAATGGGAATCCGGATCTTCGTGCAGCACGAGGATATTTTTAAATCGATGCACCGGGTCTGA
- a CDS encoding 2,3,4,5-tetrahydropyridine-2,6-dicarboxylate N-succinyltransferase produces the protein MSDLKNRIGSAFQKPASELTAEDRQAFDQLLAGLESGSIRAAEPGADGSWSVNHWVKQGILVGFRLGIISDQSTGGFPFFDKNTYPMQNLNGVERSVRIVPGGSSVRRGAFLGKGVTCMPPMYINVGAFVDEGTMVDSHALVGSCAQIGKRVHLSAAAQIGGVLEPVNALPVIIEDDVMVGGNTGIYEGTVVKRGAVIGTGVILTASTPVYDLVNETVYRRTEQGPLTIPVNAVVVQGSRSVKSDFAQQHGLAIYTPVIIKYKDDKTTAAVALESALRPL, from the coding sequence ATGTCTGATTTAAAAAACCGCATCGGATCCGCCTTTCAGAAACCTGCATCGGAACTGACCGCAGAGGACCGACAGGCGTTTGATCAATTGCTGGCCGGATTGGAATCCGGATCAATTCGGGCAGCTGAGCCGGGTGCAGATGGTTCCTGGTCGGTTAATCATTGGGTGAAACAGGGTATACTGGTGGGCTTCCGGTTGGGAATCATTTCCGATCAATCCACCGGTGGATTTCCGTTTTTTGATAAAAACACCTATCCCATGCAAAATCTGAATGGCGTCGAACGGTCGGTGAGAATTGTTCCAGGTGGTTCATCTGTCCGTCGCGGAGCCTTTCTTGGCAAAGGGGTGACATGCATGCCGCCGATGTATATCAACGTGGGTGCTTTTGTTGATGAAGGAACCATGGTGGATTCACATGCACTGGTCGGATCCTGTGCCCAGATTGGGAAACGGGTTCATTTGTCGGCTGCCGCCCAGATCGGTGGTGTGCTCGAGCCGGTCAATGCGCTTCCGGTGATCATTGAAGATGACGTGATGGTCGGTGGAAATACCGGAATCTACGAAGGCACCGTGGTTAAACGGGGCGCCGTCATCGGAACAGGTGTCATTCTGACAGCCTCAACGCCTGTCTATGACCTGGTGAATGAAACAGTTTACCGCCGGACCGAACAAGGGCCCCTTACCATTCCGGTAAATGCAGTGGTGGTGCAGGGAAGCCGATCGGTGAAATCGGACTTTGCCCAACAGCACGGCCTGGCGATCTACACCCCGGTTATCATCAAATACAAAGACGATAAAACCACTGCCGCTGTTGCACTGGAATCGGCGCTCAGGCCGTTGTAG
- the dapB gene encoding 4-hydroxy-tetrahydrodipicolinate reductase: MKKLRLGLVGVGQMGTRLIELAPERGHTITAEFKSNYPFTEERMIQAKDRVDVWIDFSHASLTEKLVKTVSEHQLKLVIGTTGWYDKLDDYKAMVQNSGAGVIYAPNFSTGVYTFNKIVEFAASIMSKLKAYDVAIHEIHHHEKRDAPSGTAKSLAQTLLTHYKASGLKKKVVPLAPGNTDIAADTIYVSSSRVGHVVGRHEIQFDSVEDSIGLIHDARSRNGFALGAIRATEWIYDKQGFYNLDDFFADLLGNQE; the protein is encoded by the coding sequence ATGAAAAAGCTGCGGTTAGGACTTGTTGGTGTCGGACAGATGGGAACCCGCCTGATTGAACTGGCACCCGAACGGGGCCACACCATTACTGCCGAGTTTAAGAGCAACTATCCTTTCACCGAGGAACGGATGATTCAGGCCAAGGACCGGGTTGATGTGTGGATCGATTTTTCCCATGCATCCCTTACTGAAAAACTGGTAAAGACCGTGTCTGAACATCAGCTTAAACTGGTGATTGGCACCACCGGTTGGTACGACAAGCTGGATGATTATAAAGCCATGGTTCAGAATTCAGGAGCCGGTGTCATCTACGCCCCCAATTTTTCAACGGGCGTCTACACGTTTAATAAAATTGTTGAATTTGCGGCTTCCATCATGTCGAAGCTGAAAGCCTATGATGTGGCCATCCATGAAATTCATCATCATGAAAAACGGGATGCCCCGAGCGGAACCGCAAAATCATTGGCTCAGACACTTCTTACCCATTACAAGGCTTCCGGACTGAAGAAAAAGGTGGTACCTCTGGCTCCGGGAAACACCGACATTGCGGCAGATACCATTTACGTGTCTTCCTCCAGAGTAGGCCATGTGGTGGGTCGTCATGAAATTCAGTTCGACAGTGTGGAAGATTCCATCGGACTGATCCACGATGCACGCAGCCGGAATGGTTTTGCACTCGGCGCCATACGGGCAACCGAATGGATTTATGACAAGCAGGGATTTTACAATCTCGACGATTTTTTTGCCGATTTATTGGGTAATCAGGAATGA
- the asd gene encoding aspartate-semialdehyde dehydrogenase has translation MKINVAILGATGAVGQRFIQLLENHPVFQIHELVASSRSAGKPYREAAKWKLATPVPEDVKNKVVLSLDASLESKILFSGLDSDVAGEAEAAYRSKGHLVISNSKNHRMDTDVPLVVPEINPDHLDLVTRQKSVYGGAIVTNPNCSTIGLVLGLAPVFDLGIEQAIVSTMQAISGAGYPGLPSFDILDNVIPHIGGEEPKIEEEPQKIFGTLSGQTILPATVRTSAMVHRVPALDGHLIAVSLRFKKPATREELVSRFTHYTGEPQKLGCYYAPTPPVQYFEAVDRPQTRLDRDLGRGMTVSVGNLRPCSIFDWKYNILVHNTVRGAAGGTILIAELMVKKGLV, from the coding sequence ATGAAAATCAATGTTGCCATTCTTGGGGCCACCGGTGCGGTGGGCCAGCGATTTATCCAACTGCTCGAAAACCATCCGGTCTTTCAGATCCATGAGCTTGTTGCTTCCTCCCGCTCTGCAGGGAAACCCTACCGGGAAGCTGCCAAATGGAAATTGGCCACTCCGGTTCCCGAAGATGTAAAAAATAAAGTCGTTCTGTCACTCGATGCTTCCCTCGAATCCAAAATTCTTTTTTCAGGATTGGACTCTGATGTGGCAGGTGAGGCCGAAGCAGCTTACCGGTCTAAAGGTCATCTTGTTATTTCCAATTCAAAGAACCATCGCATGGATACCGATGTTCCGCTGGTGGTTCCTGAAATCAATCCGGATCACCTGGATCTGGTCACCCGGCAAAAATCGGTTTATGGTGGCGCCATTGTGACCAATCCGAATTGTTCAACCATTGGTCTGGTACTGGGTCTGGCACCTGTGTTCGACCTTGGTATTGAACAAGCCATTGTATCGACCATGCAGGCCATTTCCGGTGCCGGCTATCCCGGGTTGCCGAGTTTTGATATTCTGGATAATGTGATTCCGCACATTGGGGGAGAAGAACCCAAAATTGAAGAGGAACCACAGAAAATTTTCGGAACGCTGAGCGGACAAACGATCCTGCCTGCCACAGTCCGGACGAGCGCCATGGTTCACCGGGTCCCTGCGCTGGATGGCCACCTGATTGCGGTGTCGCTCCGTTTTAAGAAACCGGCCACACGTGAAGAATTGGTCAGCCGGTTCACCCATTATACCGGTGAGCCACAAAAGCTGGGCTGCTATTATGCACCCACTCCTCCCGTGCAATACTTCGAAGCAGTTGACCGCCCTCAGACCCGTCTGGACCGTGATCTGGGCCGGGGAATGACCGTATCGGTCGGAAATCTGAGACCCTGCAGCATTTTTGACTGGAAATACAATATTCTCGTTCACAACACCGTTCGTGGGGCGGCTGGCGGAACCATTCTCATCGCTGAACTGATGGTGAAGAAGGGACTGGTCTGA
- a CDS encoding DEAD/DEAH box helicase — translation MSFETFNLHESIMEGIRDAGYQTPTAIQEQAIPIIMEGKDLIGSAQTGTGKTAAFVLPVMHRLLSNPKPGIRCLILSPTRELATQIYDQIWGLGYHTGLSSANIIGGTDWVDQSEALKRGANLVVATPGRLMDQMRDIAIDFSSVEILILDEADRMLDMGFMPAVMNILSKLPAERQNLLFSATIPGKIKSITENMMKDPIWVNVASYRAADTVTQRYYLVPEFQKPDLLAKLIKKHEWKSVIVFTGTKKGADHLTGKLQRRDIPVSSIHGDRSQEEREIALNAFKSGQYQVLVATDVIARGIDITDVSHIVNFDIPRDLDDYIHRIGRTGRNEATGEAVTLVSQGELKYLDTLRDRLKIEILREEIPEDIQEFLDQKAKNIDHRRDPKKLRHGQRPHRGDRPHHSPDAAEAGVGTVSAGADLVDAVGEASTPAEGEEAIKRKKSNRNRRRPKKRPQGDGQAVGSEAQSTVREGQESAEQPRQEGRQQPRREPRQDNRPPREPRGDNRNEPRQDNRPDNRQREPRTDNRQREPRSDNRNENRPDNRQQRQDTRGPRQQGQGPRDRKPGQQQKPRPQGQSRVSQAGRKPESKNDGLKLSQPGSLLTKIVRFFTGKK, via the coding sequence TTGAGTTTCGAAACATTCAACCTCCATGAAAGTATCATGGAAGGTATCCGCGATGCCGGATACCAGACCCCCACGGCCATTCAGGAACAAGCCATTCCCATTATCATGGAAGGCAAAGACCTGATCGGGTCCGCCCAGACGGGCACAGGAAAAACGGCCGCCTTTGTACTTCCGGTCATGCACCGGTTGCTTTCAAACCCAAAACCAGGCATCCGTTGCCTGATTTTAAGTCCGACACGCGAATTGGCCACCCAGATTTACGACCAGATCTGGGGTTTGGGATATCACACCGGTCTTTCCTCTGCCAACATTATTGGCGGAACCGATTGGGTCGATCAGTCAGAAGCCCTGAAACGCGGAGCCAACCTCGTTGTTGCCACTCCCGGACGTCTGATGGACCAGATGCGTGACATTGCCATCGATTTCAGCTCGGTTGAGATTCTCATCCTGGATGAAGCAGACCGTATGCTGGACATGGGATTCATGCCGGCTGTTATGAATATCCTTTCCAAGCTGCCTGCAGAACGTCAGAATCTGCTTTTTTCTGCCACCATTCCCGGTAAGATCAAATCCATCACCGAAAACATGATGAAAGATCCCATCTGGGTCAATGTGGCCAGCTATCGTGCGGCTGACACGGTTACCCAGCGGTATTACCTGGTTCCTGAATTTCAGAAACCAGACCTTCTGGCAAAGCTGATCAAGAAACATGAATGGAAATCGGTCATTGTTTTTACCGGCACCAAGAAAGGGGCCGACCACCTGACCGGAAAGCTTCAGCGCCGCGATATACCGGTATCGAGTATTCACGGAGATCGCAGCCAGGAAGAACGCGAAATTGCATTGAATGCCTTTAAATCAGGTCAGTATCAGGTTCTGGTGGCCACCGATGTCATCGCCCGCGGAATCGACATTACCGATGTAAGCCACATTGTTAATTTCGACATTCCCCGTGATCTGGATGATTACATTCACCGGATCGGCCGGACCGGCCGGAACGAAGCAACCGGAGAAGCAGTCACACTCGTTTCACAGGGTGAACTGAAGTATCTCGATACCCTTCGCGACCGGTTGAAAATTGAGATTCTGCGCGAAGAAATCCCGGAAGATATTCAGGAATTTCTTGATCAGAAGGCAAAAAACATTGACCATCGCCGTGATCCGAAAAAACTTCGTCATGGTCAGAGGCCTCATCGCGGTGACCGCCCGCATCATTCTCCGGACGCTGCAGAAGCCGGAGTGGGAACCGTTTCTGCCGGAGCAGATCTGGTCGATGCAGTTGGTGAAGCTTCAACGCCTGCAGAAGGCGAAGAGGCAATCAAGCGGAAAAAATCAAACCGGAATCGTCGCCGGCCGAAAAAACGGCCGCAGGGTGATGGTCAGGCGGTTGGTTCAGAAGCTCAGTCAACCGTCCGCGAAGGACAGGAGTCTGCTGAACAACCCCGGCAGGAAGGAAGACAGCAGCCCCGTCGTGAACCAAGGCAGGATAACCGTCCGCCCAGAGAGCCGCGTGGTGATAACCGGAACGAACCCCGCCAGGACAACCGTCCGGATAACCGGCAAAGGGAACCACGGACCGACAACCGCCAGCGGGAACCCCGTTCAGACAACCGGAATGAGAACCGTCCGGATAACCGGCAGCAGCGGCAGGACACGCGCGGTCCGAGGCAGCAGGGTCAAGGTCCGAGAGACCGTAAACCAGGGCAGCAGCAAAAGCCGCGTCCGCAGGGCCAATCCCGTGTTTCTCAGGCAGGCCGGAAGCCAGAAAGTAAAAATGATGGTCTGAAACTATCTCAACCAGGCAGCCTGCTGACCAAAATCGTCAGGTTTTTTACCGGTAAAAAGTAA
- a CDS encoding 4-hydroxy-tetrahydrodipicolinate synthase, whose product MRSRFQGCFTAIVTPMNPDGSIDYPSLQRLIDWQIGQGIHGLVVAGSTGEAATLTDEEQTELIRFVVKTVNGRCVVIGGASSNVTRQAIRRAEVVSDLGVDMLLSTSPYYNKPTMSGIVEHYRLQSAASKVPVIAYNVPGRTGSNITADTTRRLEDLPNMGGIKEASASVVQVLTVLKNRSRRDFHVWLGEDSHMLPLMACGADGLISVASNEIPGPLSKVAELALAGKTADAAAVFLKVLDLLEANFWESNPIPVKYILSRMGFVQEQYRLPLVPASDATKKRLDDLAASLGLYHV is encoded by the coding sequence ATGAGAAGCCGGTTCCAGGGCTGTTTTACAGCGATTGTCACTCCAATGAACCCGGATGGGTCCATTGATTATCCATCGTTGCAGCGGTTGATTGACTGGCAGATCGGGCAGGGAATTCATGGACTCGTCGTGGCTGGTTCAACCGGTGAGGCGGCTACCCTGACAGATGAAGAGCAAACCGAATTAATCCGGTTTGTTGTGAAAACTGTCAATGGCCGTTGTGTGGTTATTGGCGGAGCCAGTTCCAATGTGACCCGTCAGGCCATCCGGCGGGCAGAAGTGGTTTCTGATCTGGGTGTGGATATGTTGCTTTCCACCTCACCCTACTACAACAAACCCACCATGAGCGGCATTGTCGAGCATTACCGTTTACAATCAGCGGCGAGCAAGGTACCGGTCATAGCGTATAACGTCCCCGGTCGCACCGGCAGCAATATCACTGCAGATACCACCCGTCGTTTGGAAGATTTGCCCAACATGGGAGGCATCAAGGAAGCTTCAGCCAGCGTGGTTCAGGTCCTTACCGTTTTAAAAAATCGTTCGCGGCGCGATTTCCATGTCTGGTTAGGAGAAGACTCCCACATGTTGCCGTTAATGGCCTGCGGCGCCGATGGACTGATTTCCGTGGCATCCAACGAGATTCCGGGACCGCTCAGCAAAGTTGCAGAACTTGCATTGGCCGGAAAAACAGCAGATGCAGCCGCTGTCTTTCTGAAAGTTCTCGATTTACTCGAGGCCAATTTCTGGGAATCGAATCCGATTCCGGTTAAGTACATCCTTTCCAGAATGGGATTTGTGCAGGAACAATACCGCCTGCCGCTGGTTCCTGCTTCTGATGCCACCAAAAAACGGCTGGATGATCTGGCCGCTTCCCTCGGATTGTATCATGTCTGA
- the lysC gene encoding lysine-sensitive aspartokinase 3 gives MIVMKFGGTSVGTAQRIQELTRIIGSYQNSNPIVVVSAMSGVTNLLVDASEKAKSGDYNAFYRCVDEITQKHLQCIENIFDSHPELLKPLYEYTLAHVKEIRNLLEGVAILKELTPRTSDLINSYGERISSMIVTYALNASGIPSQHVDARDVVITDSEFGAAKPLIPKIRSRAEEVVVPVVKSGKIPVMGGYIGRTVDGITSTLGRGGSDYTAAVIGLAVDASEIQIWTDVDGIMTCDPRMIPNAKVLTKVSFNEASEMAFFGAKVLHPSTIKPAVENNIPVKILNSFNPSFPGTLITNETDAGFPIKAIAFKKKVTVISISSPKLLYGFGYMARLFSVFEKYKTSIDIVATSEVSVSMSLDNTDQIGSIVADLSEIADVKVENELAIISIVGMNFSQKSGIAAKIFTALQSINIKMISFGASDINFTLVVDMKSLEPAVKNLHRVLFDDVN, from the coding sequence ATGATCGTGATGAAATTTGGCGGAACCAGTGTCGGAACCGCCCAGCGAATTCAGGAACTGACCCGAATCATCGGGTCGTATCAGAACAGCAATCCGATTGTGGTGGTATCTGCCATGTCGGGTGTAACCAACCTGCTGGTTGATGCCTCAGAGAAGGCAAAATCGGGCGACTACAATGCGTTTTACCGTTGTGTCGATGAAATCACCCAGAAGCACCTGCAGTGTATCGAAAACATTTTTGACAGCCATCCTGAACTGCTCAAACCGCTTTATGAGTACACCCTCGCTCATGTGAAGGAAATCAGAAACCTGCTGGAAGGGGTGGCCATTCTGAAAGAACTGACTCCCCGGACCAGTGATCTGATTAACAGTTACGGCGAGCGGATCTCCTCGATGATTGTTACCTATGCCCTCAACGCTTCCGGCATTCCCTCTCAGCATGTCGATGCCCGCGATGTGGTGATAACCGATTCTGAATTCGGGGCAGCCAAACCTCTCATCCCAAAAATCAGGTCACGCGCAGAAGAAGTGGTGGTGCCTGTGGTGAAATCGGGCAAAATTCCTGTGATGGGTGGTTATATCGGCAGAACTGTGGATGGAATTACATCCACACTTGGCCGGGGCGGATCCGATTACACGGCTGCCGTGATCGGATTGGCTGTCGATGCCAGTGAGATCCAGATCTGGACCGACGTGGATGGAATCATGACCTGCGATCCGAGAATGATTCCGAATGCAAAAGTTCTGACCAAGGTATCCTTCAACGAAGCCAGTGAAATGGCCTTTTTTGGGGCCAAGGTACTTCATCCGTCCACCATTAAGCCAGCCGTTGAGAATAACATTCCGGTGAAGATTCTCAACTCCTTCAACCCGTCCTTCCCGGGTACGCTGATCACCAATGAAACCGATGCCGGTTTTCCCATAAAGGCCATCGCCTTTAAGAAAAAGGTGACCGTTATTTCCATTTCCAGTCCGAAATTGTTGTACGGTTTCGGATACATGGCCCGTCTTTTCTCTGTTTTTGAGAAGTATAAAACGTCCATCGACATTGTGGCCACCTCTGAGGTCTCGGTTTCCATGAGTCTGGATAATACCGATCAGATCGGATCCATTGTGGCCGATTTATCAGAAATTGCCGACGTGAAAGTGGAAAACGAACTGGCTATCATTTCCATTGTCGGAATGAATTTCTCCCAGAAAAGTGGTATTGCAGCCAAAATTTTTACAGCGCTTCAATCCATCAATATTAAAATGATTTCCTTCGGTGCATCCGATATCAACTTCACGCTGGTGGTTGATATGAAATCATTGGAGCCGGCTGTAAAAAATCTGCATCGTGTACTGTTTGATGACGTAAACTGA
- a CDS encoding SpoIIE family protein phosphatase: protein MPDFYFNQFSISAFSQFLLSTLIAVFFVISRKRHTRGWYRLLFFLLISSFFLTGFLASSLLDFWAKFLIPIRYVLLGGAILLFNQYAYHYPRLNFVREMKVMGITGTAVLVVFAAVLTFRMVTYQHYIPEEQIAYNLLILTGFAWAVVLLVRQAMVPVTDRNPLNFWSLAYHRRLIRTLLKSLAGGRDESLEPFRDLILLAGIVLLGSVPTLLNVLFHASLISEQTNLYFSNAAWLLFLFSFILAYFKLSPEPSTISRKIIVVSMVTILVVLSTVGSATMSKLSEIYDFTRRAPDMKTIDLIPLVNGGYRIATGPPLWKTPGKQRLLLTDAGADTVSLPFSFPFFGENYRQIWVSANGMVSFREAIRSYLVFEFYRPTPKLAILFKDLNPEQGGSVLLHQSDSLVSVTWLGVPDFGRRTSNSFQVLFFPDGRIRMSYIGLSPVLPGYIGADPGTGGEGFPVNFSSGVSVTTPPGRAFFEDFYQEHRNYIHQGSSVFIIMIVASTLLVILVFPSFFRLTVVRPIRILLHGVRQVNAGNLDVRVPVREDDEIGYLTRSFNQMIESVRKAKEEEVLLLQKEKEEQLLQMDLRRKSEELEFARRLQFDMLPESLAIHPSVLIDAGMRTAAEVGGDYYDVIHIDKNRWCLAIGDATGHGVGAGLVVGMLKMALINSIRSYNIDLPMEKLVKNLNLALRESIRNRGIGMGLTLMVLDLDRNRVEMCSTGMPFPFYYNAKKDTFTVLELTGPPLGMIPDFELSTLSFQLNPGDVLIATSDGFTERTNPDDVMWFEEKRFDHAAERITRTWLQPAMITRAMFDACDSFAAGRDHDDDMTVFVLRYLGKLD, encoded by the coding sequence ATGCCCGATTTCTATTTTAATCAGTTTTCCATCAGTGCGTTTTCACAGTTTCTGCTGTCCACGCTGATTGCGGTTTTTTTCGTAATCAGCCGGAAACGTCATACCCGCGGCTGGTACCGTTTGCTGTTTTTTCTTCTGATCAGCAGCTTTTTTCTCACCGGTTTTCTCGCTTCTTCCCTGCTCGATTTCTGGGCTAAGTTTCTCATCCCCATCCGGTATGTGCTGCTGGGCGGGGCCATCCTGCTGTTTAATCAATATGCCTATCACTACCCTCGGCTGAATTTTGTCAGAGAAATGAAAGTCATGGGAATCACCGGCACGGCAGTTCTGGTGGTGTTTGCTGCGGTTCTGACTTTCAGAATGGTCACTTACCAGCATTACATCCCCGAAGAACAGATTGCATACAACCTGCTGATTCTTACCGGTTTTGCATGGGCCGTGGTTCTTCTGGTCCGCCAGGCCATGGTACCCGTCACCGACCGGAATCCGCTGAACTTCTGGTCCCTGGCCTATCACCGCCGTCTGATCAGAACGCTGTTAAAAAGCCTTGCCGGCGGAAGGGATGAATCGCTTGAACCATTCCGGGATCTGATCCTGCTGGCAGGAATTGTGTTGCTGGGGTCGGTTCCCACGCTGCTGAATGTGTTGTTTCACGCCAGCCTGATTTCGGAACAGACCAACCTGTATTTTTCCAACGCTGCCTGGCTGCTCTTTTTGTTCTCCTTTATTCTTGCCTACTTCAAATTATCACCGGAACCATCTACCATTTCCCGTAAAATCATTGTGGTTTCGATGGTAACGATTCTGGTTGTCCTCAGCACCGTCGGTTCAGCAACCATGTCGAAACTGAGCGAGATTTACGATTTCACACGCCGGGCCCCCGATATGAAAACCATTGATCTGATTCCGCTGGTCAATGGTGGTTACCGGATCGCCACCGGACCTCCGCTTTGGAAAACTCCGGGAAAACAGCGATTGCTTCTGACCGATGCCGGCGCCGATACCGTGTCCCTCCCCTTTTCCTTTCCTTTTTTTGGCGAAAACTACCGCCAGATCTGGGTTTCCGCCAATGGAATGGTCAGCTTCCGGGAAGCCATCCGCAGTTATCTGGTCTTTGAATTTTACCGGCCAACCCCAAAACTGGCCATCCTGTTCAAAGATCTGAATCCGGAACAGGGTGGGTCTGTTCTGCTTCACCAATCGGATTCACTGGTTTCGGTGACCTGGCTGGGCGTTCCCGATTTCGGACGCCGGACCTCGAACAGTTTTCAGGTTCTCTTTTTTCCGGATGGCCGTATCCGGATGAGTTACATCGGACTCAGTCCGGTCTTACCGGGATATATCGGTGCAGATCCCGGAACCGGTGGCGAAGGATTTCCGGTAAACTTCAGTTCGGGCGTGTCGGTCACCACACCTCCCGGCCGGGCATTTTTCGAGGACTTCTACCAGGAACACCGGAATTACATCCATCAGGGTTCCAGTGTTTTTATCATCATGATTGTGGCTTCCACTCTGTTGGTGATTCTGGTTTTCCCTTCCTTTTTCCGCCTGACGGTGGTGCGCCCCATCCGGATTTTACTTCATGGGGTTCGTCAGGTAAATGCCGGTAACCTCGATGTGCGGGTGCCGGTGCGTGAGGACGATGAAATCGGGTACCTTACCCGTTCCTTCAACCAGATGATTGAATCGGTGAGAAAGGCCAAGGAAGAAGAAGTCCTGCTCCTTCAAAAGGAAAAGGAAGAGCAATTGCTCCAGATGGACCTGAGAAGGAAATCGGAAGAGCTGGAATTTGCACGACGGCTTCAGTTCGATATGCTTCCCGAATCACTGGCTATTCATCCTTCTGTTCTGATCGATGCAGGGATGCGGACCGCCGCAGAAGTGGGTGGCGATTATTACGATGTGATTCATATCGATAAAAACCGCTGGTGTCTGGCCATCGGGGATGCAACCGGTCATGGGGTGGGTGCCGGACTGGTGGTCGGTATGCTGAAAATGGCACTGATCAATTCCATCCGATCCTACAACATTGACCTTCCCATGGAGAAACTGGTTAAAAACCTCAACCTGGCTCTCCGTGAATCCATCCGGAACCGAGGAATCGGAATGGGCCTGACGCTGATGGTCCTCGATCTGGACCGGAACCGTGTGGAGATGTGCTCGACCGGAATGCCCTTTCCCTTTTATTACAACGCAAAAAAAGATACCTTCACGGTTCTTGAACTGACTGGTCCCCCATTGGGCATGATCCCCGACTTTGAACTCAGCACGCTGTCGTTTCAATTAAATCCGGGAGATGTCCTGATCGCCACTTCGGATGGGTTCACCGAACGAACCAATCCGGATGATGTCATGTGGTTCGAGGAAAAACGATTCGACCATGCAGCCGAACGGATCACCCGTACCTGGCTTCAGCCGGCCATGATCACCCGTGCGATGTTCGACGCCTGCGATTCATTCGCAGCCGGCCGTGACCACGATGATGACATGACGGTTTTTGTACTACGCTATTTAGGAAAACTGGATTAA